TCCTCCACCGTACACATCTGCGCGGACTGTAATCCAAACACCGAGGCGTATTTGTTCAACGGCTAAAATGCTGCTGCTATACGTTAGCGTTCATTTTGATCTCAGCTAACGTCAGCTCGTGTTAGCTTGGCTGAGCTTCTGCTGCTCGGAGGAGCACAGACAGTTTGGGGCATTTTACCGACTACGAATGTATTTCAGCAATATCAATAAATGCTACAAGACATTATAGCACAGAGGCTTTGATCCCATCAGATGGAAGCGCCCCTAACGTAATGCTAGCACAGCTAGCCGAGCAGCTTGAGGTAACGTTAGCGCTGCAGTCGAAGCTAACGCTCACTCGTTGGTGTGTCCACCAGACCAGATCCAAGTGTAATGTTACAGCACTTAAACTGCTATTGCCATGTCAGTGAGAGTGGTGCTAATTTAAAACCAGAAAACTTCAGTGGGCCCGCTCTCCATGTTTCAGGTTCGAATCCAGGGAGAGAGATGTGGGACCAGGGAGGACAGCCCTGGCCGCAGTGGCCTCTGAGCCAGCAGCAGTGGATGCAGTCCTTCCAGCACCAGCAAGATCCAGGTcagtgatgcacacacacagtgaaagcaTTTCTTACTAACATCAAATCTGCAGGTCTTCCTTGCTCATCTCGAACACCCTCCAGTGTAAGAgcctttgtgtttgtcagtacattttacatgtgtgtgtttatctcttGACTTGCTGCAGGTCAAGTGGACTGGGCCGCTCTGGCACAGGCATGGATAGCCCAGAAGGAGTCCACAGTAGCAGAGCAGCCGAGCGTTCAGCCCAATGGGCAGGACATCCCAGGCCTTGAACCCGTCGGACAAAGTAACCACGGTGCCTTCCAGGGTGACCCAGCTTTTGGCAGAATGTGGCAGCCAGGTATGCATTCAATCCTCGTGAGCTGTAAGGCATTTATTCTGGTTGTTCATTTTCTCTATTCTCCTCTTATGTATTTAAATGGTGCACTTACATcaaatgcaaagcaaatattttGTGCATTGAGATTACACACAAAGTCAAAGACACAAATTAATCGCAATCTGCGAGTGACATGTCGCGACAAAAGTGAACTTTCGTTTCTCTCACTTGATATACTTTTTGATTTTGAGCATTAATATTTGCATGTTGCGATGTTCTGAAAGCCAATTACTGTTCAGAATATAAACTTGGTGACAGGTCCTGCTACTGATCCAAGCTAGAAGGGCATCAAACTGACCACTGGTCAGCCACAGGTAGAGCTAGAAACAGTTTTCAACCAATGCAGCTTctggagaaaaatgaaattcTTGATCTGTGTGGTGCTCTGACTGGtcttgtgaacacacacacacgacagccacattgatttttttttccagtgtttcCACATATTGCATTGGTTTGTATTTACTATGTCATCTTCGTACATTTTTAATAGAATGGGGAATGCACGGACagccaccccctcctcctcctcctcctcctcctccaccccctgATCAGGCCTGGATCCCTCCAGGGTCAGGACCAATGGATGTGGTGAACCCCAGTGAGGACAGCAACAGCCAGGACAGCGTGGAATTCAACTCTGAAGCCCACCACGGGGTTTACCCCCAGAACAGCCATGGGTATGGGGCACAGCCCGACAGCTACGCCATGGCCCCCATGGCCATGAACCAGTTTGATTATCAGGTATGCAGATGCTACGGTAGAAACTGTTGAAGCGTTTGGGTTTTAGTGTGACAACCAAGTAACACAAGAAGGAGCAATCCATAGAAACTGTGCCGGGTCCCAGCATCTAGGTGTATCAGTCATTGCTTTCTTGATGCGGTGCAGAGGAAAGTGTTGGCTTGTTGAGGATCCAGCATGGTTTGGTATTATTTTATcagctgttcttttttttttccaagcaaACAAATTTTCTAGCACAGTTAGGAGCTATGGATGAATGTTAGCTAAAATAACCTGGGGAAAGACCACAGCCCCCACGCTCATTGAATGCCACCTGGTGGTATGTACAGGACCTTCTGTGCTTTAAAATTCTCTTAATTTTACTTTTGTGCTGTCTCTCCAAAGCATGGAGCTGCCTCGTCCTTCGCCCCCACACCTACGGGCTTCCACTCTCCATACTGGCAGGGTCCTCCTCAGAACAGACGAGATGCCCGACCCCCCGGGTTCAGAGAACGGCCCAGATCCCCCATCCAGCTCCCTGTCAAGCAGGAGGCCGCAGCACCATTAGGTGAGTGGGAGATTTTACTCATCTAAAGTCGTTTTCAGAGATGACCTGCGGAGGAACTCTGGAGAATTAGGTGTGGACATTCTCcccagtttgcctttcacacaatCAACGGAgcgggagattctctgctcagacacattcacaacagcaacaaatcctccgcaggTCTCAGGTGAGGAGTGGTGCAAGCAATCAGAGGCGGGAAGTAACATATTCATTTGGTTGCAGAGATCACATATTTCTGATTACAGAACATCAGCACCGTTATCCTCCATTATTcagacgagaggtggagcagccggatGCAgctgacagagacaggaagtgatgtagtAACTCCGCTGCGTAGATCACGTGATTGTCttgacaaaacacagacaccaGTGTCAGTTCTTATGACCACAAACTCTCTTCACTTATTTGTCGGTGTCCTCTacgtgtgtgaatggaaaaactTCAAAACAAGTTGACAAATCTTCATACGTCAGTATGCGGATACAATCCTTTTGACCATGGATTTCTCCTCTAGATGCTGTGAAAAGACGAACACTACCTGCGTGGATCCGTGAAGGCCTTGaaaagatggacagagagaagcagaagaagctgGAGCGCGAACGAATGGAGAAGGAGCGCGCAGAGATGGCAAAGGATAATAGCAACGAACACGAAGCAGACAAGGAGGGTGACGGGCCACGTGTGCCTCGCAAGAGCAAATTTGTAAGCAACACATTTTTGGCCTTGACTGCAGAAGGGTTATCTTTGAAAATCAGTTTACATTGTTGTGTTAGTGATGATATGTATAGTCCAACTACAGCAATGATCCGTTTAAACGCTTTGCGATTTTAATctcagttttttattgtttttacttcaGGACAGTGACGATGAGGGGAATGAAGACAACAACGAGGAAGAGAAGCCCGTCATAAAGAGGGAGTTTTCTGTCCGGAGCCCATCACCTCCTGCAGAGGACAGTGAACCTGAAATgactgaggaggaaaaggaatTTCAGCTAGTGAGTTTGACCAATGCATCTACATTGTTGTAATTGATATATCCAcctttgatttgaaaatattcATTGAAAATATTGCATTTCCTATGCTTTTCACTCAATTTTTAGATGATCATCACAAAAACACTTCTGACAGAGATCCTTCTTGAGGTCACCAACGAAGAGATCCTGCACATTGCCAAAGATACTCACCGGAAAGCCACTCGAggtctgcttttgttttttccagtttaTACATCATCCACACTTGTCATCAAGACATTGTTGAAATCTGAAGatccattatatttatataagtaTTTTAAATTAGATTCAGTGGTGCCCTGTAAAAGGGTGATTGAGCAACTAActaatctaaaaaataaaaacctgggaGTAtgtctgaaatgtattttcaaccATTCTCTGCTAATGCATCAGAAGGAGAGTGAGCAGAGCCATGTTTCCCACAATCACttgaaaacatcttcatcatggCATTGAAGGTGCAACTGAAAGACTGTATGGCTGAACAAAGTCTCAGCATTGACTCAGACCAGCACCCAGTTATTGACACAAGTGACTTTCTCCATTCAAGTGACTGTGCATTAGTACAGATTGGTTCTTTTCCTCCAGTCCAACTGTTTGACTTGGATTGTGACAGCAGTTTGTTTGTTaaccctctctcttctctccattttttttcctttttgttctcatttttgttttgtttcttctcttACCAACGGCAGCTCATGTGAATAGTCCTTTTTCTGTGACCGCCCTCTCTAGCGACTCTCGTGCCTTTGAGAAAATGGCAGtatgtgtttttaacatgttgTTCCTGTTGTTGATGTGAATCAAAGCTCCTGCAAAACAGCTGGCACAGTCAAGTGCACTGGCTTCTCTGACTGGTCTCAGTGAGTATCCCTTTTTTGTCACTGGGGGGAgggaagaaaaataataaaaaatttcAATTTCATGCCGCCGTGTTAGTTGGAACCAGAAAAACGCAAGATAAAGATTCATTAAGACTGAAGTGGCATCCTACTGGGTTTAGTTTTGCACTCTGATGGTAGAAGCATGCGCTCAAAGTATTGATATTAGTATTTTTGAAAGGATATCTGTatgtattagtttgtttttaaggGGATTATGGAAATGAAATACAGCATTAAACAGGATTAAGTACCTTTTTGGGAGAGAGGGGACCTTGGGTTGTGAGTAAGGGGTTTCAGAAGTTGGAACCTGATTGTGAGAATGGATCTGGGTCCTTTCCAACACTCAACAACCTGGGGGCTCTGTTGTGGCAGGCGGGCTCGGTGACTATGGTTCAGATGagagtgaggatgaggaggagcacAGCATGCGAGGATCCGAGTCCTCTGACACAGACGAGGAGGAGTTGCGCCACCGCATCCGGGAGAAGCAGGACGCCTTCCGCCGCAAAGAACGGGAAATGCAGCAGCTGCTAGAAAAACAAGCACAAGAGGCTCTGCTTGCACGCGGTaagatgtgatgtttgtgaCGTCTAACTGTCACTCGAAGTTGCAGTCATACTGTGTTGCAAATCCTAACAGAGcctatttcctgtttttgtttgtttccacagaGGAGATGGTGAAGGAGAgattgagcagagaaaaaggggAACATGATGAGGGCCAGGCAGAGATTCCACACAAGCAGGAAGTAAAAGAGAGGGAGGCGGAGCCCATGGTAGAGAGACGTAGGTCCCGTAGTGAAAAGGAGGGTAGTGAAAGCAAGCACTCGGGTAGAGGGAAGGAGCGATCGGGACGAGGTGGTAGCGGTTCCCCTGCAAatggtcacagcagcagctcattgtCCACctccagccacagcagcagtcgttcttcatcatcctcctcttcttcttcagcatcTTCCCGCAGCTCCTCTCGATCATCCTCCCCacaaaggaagaggagacgCAGTCGCTCTTCGTCTCGCAAGGCTCGCAAACGCAGCCACAGTTCACACAGGCGTCGCAGCGAGCGTAGTGAGAAGGTCcgggacaggaggaggagcagcacagACAGGTCAGGCCGCCACAAGACAGACCGCAGTGATTCCAGGGAGCGCAGGAGTCGCAGGAGCAGGTCCAGatctagagagagagacaggggcaGAGCCAGGGCCAGAGACAGCCGCAGtcgcagcagagagagagaaaaggagaaagagcaagaaaaagagaggaagaggagcagagagtgCAGGGACAGCAGTCATAGTCgcagcagcaaacacaagcAGAAGGCCTCCAGCAAAGACCGCGAGAGGCGGAGAGACAGGAGTCGCAGCCATGagaaagataagaaaaagaAGGATAAAGACAAGGATAGGGAGAAAGATTCTgataaaaggaaagaaaaaccaaagggcaatgagaaggaaaaggaaaaaggaagcCCTGGAGTCACAGAGGAGAATGGCAAATCAAAGAAACGGAGAGAGAGCAACTCATTTACGGACTCTCAGAGTGACAAGCACTCCCGGCAGGATAGCAAAGGCAGCAAGAAGGGCTCCGCCAAAGTTAGCAAGAGACGCTCAGACTCTGACTCGAGTAGATCCCCTACCCCCGAGGTTAGCAAGGAAAAGAAATCTAAGAAATCCAAACGTAGTCGCTCACGGTCGACGGAAAAATCTCACAAGTCTGGTAAGAAGGCAAGCCGCAAACACAAGTCTAAGTCGCGATCAAGGTAGTATTcgtttttattctctctctttcttattGTATGTTCTCATTGTACGTCTCATTGTGATTTCTCTGGATTCCTTTTAGTcaatatatttttcaataactgaAGGAAAATCATAGAAATGATTGcttgaatgtttttgaaaacgTGGCTTCAGTCACATCTGATGCAATAAAGAGTTTTAGCATATAATGATAGTTTTCTTTCTATCAAATGCAAATTGACCATGGATGAATTTCAGTTTCATCAAATCTCGATGCTACCCTCTGTTACCTTACTAGACTAGATATTTTCAGCCCcttgttaaaatgtgttgtctGTTTGCTGCCCAGAGAAGAGTGGGGGGAACTTAGATAAGGTCTTATCACGTGAACCTAACAAATGCATATCACTTGGCTGCACAGGGTAGatttcatatacagtatgtcataCTCTGGCAGTATGTCTggtgcatgtctgtgttttgtagTCTGTGTGGGTGAGAGTTCTCGGTGCAGTATATTAATGTTTTGTCTGCGCCTCTCTTACAGGTCAGCGTCCCTCTCCCGTCATAGCAGACGCTGAGGAGCACAGCTAACCTCATGATCTGTGCACGATACCATTTTAAATTCCATGAGTTGAACAGGCTTGTCTCATTATAGAGGCAGTTGTGTAGGTGAccgcccctccctccctctctctctctttctctctctctcacatttcttttttttttttcatctgtgtaaatatgttgttattttaaagtgtgactgaaGAACAAGACATTTCGAATGGTAGGACTTTACACTTGTAATTTTATGCAAAACTTAACAAGATTCAGTAAACACTAAAGATTCAACTTGTATCATTTTAAACAGTAACAGGGTTCATCTTTTTCCTCCaatattattgtaaaatgtcaataaaaccGTTTGTTCCTTGTTTTTGCTTCTCTGCGTCTTCGATCATGCTGTCAGTGAACAGGAAACCATTTTATGTGAAACTGGAAATGTTGCATGTTCGTATCACAGGACAGAGCTGCTGTTACCGTGTCTGCATACTGGTTCAAGAGCAGTCATAAGCTCTGCAGGACCATAAGCACGACAATGTCCTCCAATCACATCAGTGCAGCAGAATGTGTtctgaccatagactgtatatgaagacttCTGGTAAATAAAGGTTCTGACCTTTATTCTCAGTGTAGTTAGTGTGTGAACAGATCATCCTCACAGACCCCATGAACTCACTTTCAAATATGTTCAACTAGTTTATTACAAAAATCCCCAATGACTGATGATATTCATCGTCTGTGTCACAACCCTAAATCAGCCATTACATAAAATACATAGACATACCTATTTTTGTCCTCACCTTGGAGTGGGTTTGTCATTTCCTTCCTGCCGCTACCACCAACTAATCTGCCCGGTCGGAACTAAAGAAGGTGTCGTTTCTGCCCGAGCAGTAAACGCCGGAACACCAGAGGTCCCGCTGCCTGGTGTGTTGAAGAACAGACTGGCAGCAGCGCGGTGCGGTGACATGCATTGTAACAAGTTTGAACGCCTCGTGTCGGCGCTGTACAGATGTACACGCAGCGCAGTGTGCGGGGCGGCTCGGAGCGGCGTGTGCGGGGCCGCGGTGCGTGGGCAGCGGTcagtgaggctgcagaggagcgCTGCTGTGTGGAGCCCGTGTCAGACTGCGTCCTGTCACTTCAGGTTGGTGCAGTCAAGCTTCAGGGTGACAGCAGAGCCTCTGTGTTTATGGTCTGATCGTGTTGGTGTTGTCAGGAGAGAGTTTAAAGAGGGgtccaaacaaacagctgacagTCATGGGTCAACTCAGCAAACTAAAAGTACtgattaaaggttcagtgtaatGAAAAATCTATTTTCAAATCCTGTCGTTTCATATCTTTCCACTGTTCATATTATTGTTCGCACCCCTTATCTGGGCAGCCATGCTTGATCACCAATATCTTGACAATTATTGTTTGCCAGCCTCACCATCTTTGTAGGATGGAAAGACAAACATCTTTTCTGTAGATGATCAATACAAACTTGTACTGGCCTACCAATGTACTTATGAGGCCTTTGAATTAGTTAAAAGAACATCACTTCTAAAAGTGAGAGTGATATTGCAGATACTTCAAACCCACATGTTGCCACTATATGATGTCATTCAATATGTTATCCGCATATgcaaataacataaataaaacaaggtGTGGACGCATAATTTGGTGTTTTCATTGGTCCAAAATGTTCTGTAGCGTTGTATTACAACTGATGGATTGAAGgaacagaaatatatttattaatagcTTGATTTAAGGTTCCAGTGTCCTTCCAGATTTCCTTTTCACAAAATACTGAATTCTAGATCATTTTACCCAGAAAAAAGGTCTTCCTGTGCCATGGGAATTATAATAGTTGGGGAAATATGTTTTCAGCATTTGGATTGGAATAGATAAGGAAATGGTCCTGATATGTATGTTGAAGTGTGTCTAAACAAGTTTTCTTGGTGGTATCTTCATGTCACTTACTGTATTTGAAGAAAAAATAGTTTATTTCATACTGGTTGCAAAGAATTGGACTGTAATCCTCTCAACCTCACTCTAGTTAAGGTTACTGCACTTTTTTCCAAATCCAGAGCTTTATAGGAAGAAGAAAGTTTGTCTTGAATCTTTGAGACGGTGGCAGAGAGGAATCATAGAGGATGGTTAAATTCAGACCTCGGAAACGTAAGGTGCTCTCAGGGGAGGTTGTTTTCATGACAGTGCTGAATCTACGTGCTGAGAGAGTGCtcgacagagacagagaaacattcTATCATATAAGGTTTGCATGGGTTCTGAGGAAGGAGCGCCATCATTAAGGAGACATTACATTCTCTGAGCACAGCCACATGTTGTCTGTGACCTTGCTCTCTACACTTGTAAGATATTAAGGCATTTCAGCACTGATGTACGAAAACACAAGACATGCTTTTAAATCTCTCTAACTGACTGAAACATGAATCTGCTAACATGACCTCCCAGGTGAGACTTGTGAGAGtgtaacaaataaaatacatcaaTTTAACTGAAATGGTTTTCTGACCTTTTGGGACACGATCATTTAACGGTGCTGCTGTAAcctttcctgtttcctgtctgactTGACACTGAATGACCCAACAGGAGGATTCCGCAGCTTGATATTAGAGGCAGAGACTTCACACTTCATGGCCCCGGAACCTTTTCTCCAGTTGTGGACAGTGTTTATTTGtccctgtctttgtttttttccatctgcagcACTGGGGCATCCTCCAAAAACACAGTGGACCCCGATGAGGTGAGGAGGTTCCAGTCACTGGCCGGCAAGTGGTGGGATGAACAGGGAGAATTCGCAGCTCTTCATGCCATGAATGACCTGAGGGTGCCTTTTATacggtgtgtgtctgcacagaaTATATGTTTCAATATTTATCGGAGTTTTGCAAATGCAAAGATGTCACGCCCAAGTTGCTGTCAACACAGGCGACTGGATTGGCAGAGGCATCGAGCCGATGTGTCAAAATATAACCTGAAGCAGCTCCGGCCTTGTGGTGTAAGAGAGCAGAGAACACATCAGGGATCCAGGGAAGCAACAGAAATGTGAAGTGACAGGATTCCTTCGCCGTCAGCACATTTTCAGCCGTCCCTACTCTTCATACGAGTGGTTTTGGGGGCTGGCTGCGACTCTGCTTTGATTGATAAGATCCGctcccgggggggggggggtcattagGTTAGCCAAGAGCCCACTGAAGCTCCCCCCTTCCCCCTCCATGGTCCTGTTGGTGGTGATGGGTGACAGTGTGACAGCTCCAGTGCCAGTGTATGACTGAGTGTGGCTGATTCTCCTGATCCAGCCTCGTAGCCTCAGGGTGCGtctaaatgttgctgctgcaccTTTACACTCAGACAGTCTCACTGTGATGCAGTCGATGCTGCCGTGGAACCGTGTAGCcttctttgttttattggtCCATCCAGGTCAGACCTCAGTGATATTGAAATGTCTTTAGGTTGTTCCAAATGTTGCTCTCTGTTGATGGtaggaaatatttatttatgtctaCATATTATGTAAAAATAATCTGATTACTTTCtaaattcaatttttttcaatttgttattattattttattatgttgtcCTTGTATGTAGAGTAATTCATAAGAATGTTTATGGCCAAGTGGAAAAATATCAAGACTAAATTACATTTGTTAGTCAACATCTGAGGAATTGAATTATTGTCTGATACTGACGTCACTATCAGAAATGATTTACTCCCTAATTTTACTCCTTTGTCAATCCAAAGGCTCTGGTTTATGATCACAAACAGATCTCTGCACTCTTTcgttctttttttcccactaCAGTTAAATAAGTAGGTAGATTTATCTTCTTTTATCATGGCACTCCTGTATAGATCATCATGTGGAGATATTTTGACATCCTGCTCAGACTGTGGATAAGAAGCctttgtcagtgtctgtgtgtgcagtgatgtCAGGAGCTAGTTAGGTGGATGTCTGCCAGCATCTAATCTCGTCTCCTTCACTGTTTGCACGAGTGCCCATGCACCGCAGCAGAGCTTTAATGAGGATGATGCATACCCAGATCTGAGGCTGCTCTGCATGTTTCACGCCCGAGGCAGGCGGCCGTTAGACAGCGTGTGAGGGGATGAAGGAGCACAGGAGCAAGGTGGGGCCGACTCTGTAGCCAGAGGATAATTTGAGGTTGTCAGCTGGCCAACACTTTAGCTCGCAGCCAAATGGAGGGGGTGGTTGTGACAGAGGTGTACGCAGAATGTAAGGATTCCTTGGCGCTCCCGCCTCCCATACATGCAGGCTGTGGATGTTTTAAGAACACTCGAGTCTTCCCTCAGTGCTTTTCATGTCAGATTAGACTGCGAGCGTAACATGATGGGCGTCTGTTGGAGAGAGACGTGAGAGCGGAgagatgttttaatttgaaatttcaactgtgtgtttacctgcacaGGGATAATCTGCTGAATGTGCATAGAGCACGGCATCCTGGGAAACCGCTGGCAGGACTCAGAATACTGGACGTTGGCTGTGGAGGGGGCCTCCTCACAGAGgtaaagcgtgtgtgtgtgtgtgtgcgtgtgtgcgtgtgtgttttgtgagagagagatccaGGACATGGAGACAAAAATATCCTTCCTGTACACAATCTGTCCAGTTGCAATTGTTTCAATTGCTACCTCTCACGTCACATTCAGCCTTTTATTTTAATCCTGCAGATTGCAGTCTTTTACTTTGACATTCTGCTTCCAATGCATTATAGTGCCAGTCTGTTCGAATACATACCAGTGCTGGGAAAACATTCAAACGTCAGACCGGTTCTCGTTCTCTTTTGATTTGACTGGTCTCAGTGTGGTGGACCGGACAGTCGGTCGTTTACagttgtttatctgtttgttagTGTTGATAGCTGCACACTGAGGACACAgctcctgtctctgctctcGTTTGAACTGAGGACATACCagctgtgttttgtgatttgggAAGACAAAATCAGGTCCTGCATTTCTAAGGCTCTGTCACCCATGCTGTcatattcagacacacacacacaaacacaacccccCTCTGAAAAAAGTGTCTGTTAAGatttaaactgtgtttgtgtctcggGGTGTCTTGTCACTGTAAGTCGTCCCATCAGAAGGGATCAGGGAGGATGGAGATTGGCCCCTGGGCGAGCAACCGCAGCTCTCCACACAGGGATGTGTTTGTACCTAATGTCCAGAAGAGGGCACTGTAGGTCACGTTCAGCCACTTGTTTATTCCAACgtgcagttaaattaaaatctgtGGAGTTGGGTTGATCCTTCATCGACTGTGTCATGAATTAACTTTCACAgttacatgtttatttgtgtgctcTCAAATTTGGGGATAATAGatgacaaagtaaaaatattccGTAAATGATGATTACATCTGTAGACATGTCTCTGCAGTGTGAAGTATCAGGCAGCTTAACTTCACAAaaatgatctgttttaaggaaGTCACACCGCAGGAAGTTAAATGGATTCGGATTTATTGAGTGCACCCTAAACAACTGTGGAAGAATCTCTAACCTGATTGAATTT
This region of Paralichthys olivaceus isolate ysfri-2021 chromosome 13, ASM2471397v2, whole genome shotgun sequence genomic DNA includes:
- the pnisr gene encoding arginine/serine-rich protein PNISR; its protein translation is MWDQGGQPWPQWPLSQQQWMQSFQHQQDPGQVDWAALAQAWIAQKESTVAEQPSVQPNGQDIPGLEPVGQSNHGAFQGDPAFGRMWQPEWGMHGQPPPPPPPPPPPPPDQAWIPPGSGPMDVVNPSEDSNSQDSVEFNSEAHHGVYPQNSHGYGAQPDSYAMAPMAMNQFDYQHGAASSFAPTPTGFHSPYWQGPPQNRRDARPPGFRERPRSPIQLPVKQEAAAPLDAVKRRTLPAWIREGLEKMDREKQKKLERERMEKERAEMAKDNSNEHEADKEGDGPRVPRKSKFDSDDEGNEDNNEEEKPVIKREFSVRSPSPPAEDSEPEMTEEEKEFQLMIITKTLLTEILLEVTNEEILHIAKDTHRKATRAPAKQLAQSSALASLTGLSGLGDYGSDESEDEEEHSMRGSESSDTDEEELRHRIREKQDAFRRKEREMQQLLEKQAQEALLAREEMVKERLSREKGEHDEGQAEIPHKQEVKEREAEPMVERRRSRSEKEGSESKHSGRGKERSGRGGSGSPANGHSSSSLSTSSHSSSRSSSSSSSSSASSRSSSRSSSPQRKRRRSRSSSRKARKRSHSSHRRRSERSEKVRDRRRSSTDRSGRHKTDRSDSRERRSRRSRSRSRERDRGRARARDSRSRSREREKEKEQEKERKRSRECRDSSHSRSSKHKQKASSKDRERRRDRSRSHEKDKKKKDKDKDREKDSDKRKEKPKGNEKEKEKGSPGVTEENGKSKKRRESNSFTDSQSDKHSRQDSKGSKKGSAKVSKRRSDSDSSRSPTPEVSKEKKSKKSKRSRSRSTEKSHKSGKKASRKHKSKSRSRSASLSRHSRR